One genomic window of Dunckerocampus dactyliophorus isolate RoL2022-P2 chromosome 7, RoL_Ddac_1.1, whole genome shotgun sequence includes the following:
- the tomm40 gene encoding mitochondrial import receptor subunit TOM40 homolog, which yields MGSVLAAASPSPTPAKAGGGQGVPGLVSVPPGFTMPSVSSVPQSLSSSSSELQITDATESPLPNPGTYEECHRKCKEVFPIQMEGVRLVVNKGLSNHFQVSHTITLSTLGDSGYRFGSTYVGTKQTGPAESFPVMVGDMDNTGSLNAQIIHQLSTAVRSKIAIQTQQHKFVNWQCDMEYRGADFTSAVTLGNPDILVGSGIVVAHYLQSITPSLALGGELVYHQRPGEEGTVTSFLGRYTGNNYIATLTLGGAGCHATYYHKANDQLQVGVEFEASTRMQDTTTSLGYQLDLPKANLLFKGSVDSNWVVGATLEKKLLPLPLTLALGAFLNHRKNKFQCGFSVTIG from the exons ATGGGCAGTGTGCTGGCTGCCGCCTCCCCCAGTCCCACCCCGGCCAAGGCTGGTGGCGGTCAAGGGGTCCCGGGGTTGGTTTCAGTACCCCCGGGGTTCACCATGCCCTCAGTGTCCTCGGTCCCTCAGTCGTTGTCATCATCTTCGTCCGAGCTGCAGATCACGGACGCGACAGAGTCTCCACTCCCGAACCCGGGCACGTATGAAGAGTGCCATCGCAAATGTAAAG AGGTTTTTCCTATACAGATGGAAGGTGTGCGGCTAGTTGTTAACAAGGGCTTGAGTAACCACTTCCAGGTCAGCCATACCATCACCCTCAGCACACTGGGGGACTCTGGCTATCGATTTGGGTCCACCTACGTAGGCACTAAACAGACGGGACCAGCAGAG TCATTCCCTGTCATGGTGGGTGATATGGATAACACGGGGAGCCTTAATGCTCAAATCATCCATCAGCTTAGCACAGCCGTCCGCTCCAAAATAGCCATCCAG actCAGCAGCATAAGTTTGTGAACTGGCAGTGTGACATGGAGTACCGTGGTGCTGACTTCACCTCCGCTGTGACGCTGGGGAACCCTGATATACTCGTAGGCTCAG gcattGTCGTGGCACACTATCTCCAGTCTATTACACCTTCGTTAGCTCTGGGTGGTGAGCTTGTATACCACCAGAGACCAGGCGAGGAAGGAACAGTTACCTCCTTCTTGGGCAGGTACACAG GTAACAATTACATTGCCACGCTGACTCTGGGAGGAGCAGGATGCCACGCTACTTATTATCATAAAGCCAACGATCAG TTGCAAGTAGGAGTAGAGTTTGAAGCCAGCACAAGGATGCAGGACACTACAACATCTTTGGGCTACCAGCTGGACCTGCCCAAAGCTAACTTGCTGTTTAAAG GTTCTGTTGATAGCAACTGGGTGGTGGGGGCCACCCTGGAGAAGAAATTACTACCCCTGCCCCTCACTCTGGCTCTGGGAGCTTTCCTCAACCACCGCAAGAACAAGTTCCAGTGTGGCTTCAGTGTCACTATCGGTTAG
- the LOC129185687 gene encoding probable ATP-dependent RNA helicase DDX6 codes for MATARTANPAAMQALNKAANGQLAELTKLAAAPPQSGFSGRQQPPKRSSIPQTSRGIKFGDDWKKCLELPPKDNRMKTSDVTSTKGNEFEDYCLKRELLMGIFEMGWEKPSPIQEESIPIALSGRDILARAKNGTGKSGAYLIPLLERIDLRKDHIQALVIVPTRELALQVSQISIQLSKHLGGIKVMATTGGTNLRDDIMRLDDTVHVVIATPGRILDLMKKGVAKVDKTQMMVMDEADKLLSQDFVVIIEEIIGFLPRNRQILLYSATFPISVQTFMSKHLQKPYEINLMEELTLKGITQYYAYVTERQKVHCLNTLFSRLQINQSIIFCNSTQRVELLAKKITQLGYSCFYIHARMMQEYRNRVFHDFRNGLCRNLVCTDLFTRGIDIQAVNVVINFDFPKSAETYLHRIGRSGRFGHFGLAINLITSEDRHTLKSVEDQLVTDIKPIPSNIDKSLYVAEFHSVDPEDDDDDHHHHNHHHHGNNEPNNTKLAPA; via the exons ATGGCTACAGCAAGGACAGCAAACCCTGCAGCGATGCAGGCCTTGAACAAAGCTGCAAATGGGCAACTCGCAGAACTAACCAAGCTTGCTGCAGCTCCTCCACAGTCGGGATTCAGTGGGAGGCAGCAGCCCCCCAAAAGGAGCAGTATTCCTCAGACTAGCAGGGGTATTAA gtttggagATGATTGGAAAAAGTGCCTGGAACTTCCTCCAAAAGACAACCGAATGAAAACATCG GATGTGACTTCAACCAAAGGAAACGAATTTGAAGACTACTGCCTCAAGAGGGAACTTCTCATGGGCATCTTTGAAATGGGATGGGAAAAGCCGTCCCCTATTCAG GAGGAGAGCATCCCCATTGCCTTGTCGGGCAGAGATATCCTAGCTCGTGCCAAAAATGGAACGGGAAAAAGTGGCGCCTACCTCATTCCTCTCTTGGAGAGGATAGACCTGAGAAAGGATCACATTCAAG CCTTAGTTATAGTGCCCACGAGAGAGTTGGCTCTGCAAGTGAGCCAGATCAGTATTCAACTCAGCAAGCACCTTGGGGGAATCAAGGTCATGGCTACCACCGGGGGTACCAACCTGAGGGATGACATCATGCGCCTAGATGACACAG tgCATGTAGTGATTGCCACACCAGGAAGAATACTGGACCTGATGAAGAAGGGTGTGGCTAAAGTTGATAAGACACAGATGATGGTGATGGATGAG GCAGATAAGCTCCTCTCTCAAGATTTTGTGGTCATCATCGAAGAGATTATCGGCTTCCTACCGAGAAATCGGCAGATTCTGCTTTATTCTGCGACCTTCCCCATCAGTGTGCAAACATTCATG AGCAAACACTTGCAGAAACCGTATGAGATCAACCTGATGGAGGAGCTGACCTTGAAGGGCATCACTCAGTATTATGCTTACGTGACTGAAAGGCAAAAGGTCCACTGTCTCAATACACTATTTTCTAGG CTTCAGATCAATCAGTCCATCATATTCTGTAACTCCACTCAGAGGGTGGAGCTTCTGGCCAAAAAAATCACCCAACTGGGATACTCGTGCTTCTACATCCATGCCAGGATGATGCAGGAGTACAGGAACCGCGTGTTTCACGACTTCAGGAATGGACTGTGCAGGAACCTGGTCTGCACag ACCTGTTCACTCGAGGAATTGACATCCAGGCGGTCAACGTGGTCATCAACTTTGACTTTCCCAAAAGTGCAGAGACCTACTTGCATCGTATTGGAAGATCAG GGCGCTTTGGTCACTTCGGTCTAGCCATCAATCTGATAACTTCGGAAGACCGCCACACCCTGAAGAGCGTCGAGGACCAGCTGGTCACCGACATAAAGCCCATCCCTAGCAACATTGATAAGAGCCTTTATGTTGCCGAGTTTCACTCTGTGGACCCAgaagacgacgacgacgaccaccaccaccacaaccacCACCATCATGGCAACAATGAACCCAATAATACCAAACTTGCTCCAGCCTGA
- the bcl3 gene encoding B-cell lymphoma 3 protein — protein sequence MPRAMAMDGDRGSVAAAPLDLSTSQRGNGGFTAVDVARDFRRVCRREPVAASPAPPSRSGADTSQTLVPASSTRKRPADEASHRLPFRKRPIAAELEERTQASGGAGRADRHSPARGTAEPDQESDSGGLENTTHGGLGVALVTPMQAEEAARSNLACPIRILPSLAYSHYPVCCLNSEVNHPGLYPTQNLLARATRQDEDGDTALHIAVVHGELALVSQLIHLLLWAGRTLDIYNNLRQTPLHLAVITQQVNMVDALLRAGADPSALDRNGQTAMHLCCEYNHRGCLSVVLSLPSSSTCLEMRNYEGLSPLHVAVIRSHTDLSTMLLDAGADINTMDIKSGQSPLILAVESNNAEMVHFLIESGCDVNRPSYSGNTALHSACGRGQADMVRLLLKNGADSSLKNYHNDTPLMVAKNKKIADILRGRGTRPIRLQEQHITRSPHKSNFFQNVSYPSRSRGCSPSTIQHAVPHSPETPSTLPFPFY from the exons ATGCCGAGGGCCATGGCAATGGACGGTGACCGGGGCTCGGTTGCCGCTGCGCCGCTGGATCTGAGTACCAGTCAGCGGGGGAACGGTGGCTTTACAGCTGTCGATGTGGCGCGGGATTTCAGAAGAGTATGCCGGAGAGAGCCGGTTGCAGCCTCCCCTGCGCCCCCATCGCGCTCCGGAGCGGATACTTCACAAACACTCGTCCCGGCGAGCTCAACTCGCAAACGTCCGGCGGACGAAGCCTCTCATCGGCTTCCTTTTCGGAAACGGCCCATCGCTGCGGAGCTGGAGGAGCGGACACAAGCGTCAGGAGGAGCGGGGCGAGCGGACCGGCACTCCCCAGCGAGAGGCACTGCCGAGCCGGACCAGGAGAGTGACTCAGGCGGGCTGGAGAACACCACCCATGGGGGACTGGGCGTTGCTCTGGTAACCCCAATGCAGGCTGAGGAGGCTGCAAGGAGTAATCTTGCTTGTCCCATCCGCATCTTGCCCTCGTTGGCTTACA GTCACTACCCAGTGTGCTGTCTGAACTCCGAGGTCAACCACCCTGGGCTCTATCCCACCCAAAACCTGCTGGCACGAGCTACACGGCAAGATGAGGATGGGGACAC AGCTCTCCACATAGCGGTGGTGCACGGAGAGCTGGCTCTTGTCAGCCAACTGATCCATCTCCTGCTGTGGGCGGGAAGAACCCTCGACATCTACAACAACCTTCGTCAG ACCCCTCTTCACCTGGCAGTGATAACCCAGCAAGTGAACATGGTGGACGCTCTGCTGAGGGCCGGGGCAGACCCCTCTGCTTTGGACCGAAACGGCCAGACGGCGATGCACCTCTGCTGCGAGTACAACCACCGAGGCTGTCTGTCTGTGGTGCTCTCGCTGCCCTCATCATCCACATGCCTGGAGATGAGGAACTACGAGG GTCTGAGCCCCCTCCATGTGGCTGTGATACGGAGCCACACTGATTTATCCACAATGCTGCTGGACGCAGGCGCTGACATCAACACAATG GACATCAAAAGTGGGCAGAGTCCACTTATTCTAGCGGTGGAAAGCAACAATGCAGAGATGGTCCACTTCCTCATTGAG AGTGGTTGCGATGTCAACAGGCCGTCATACAGCGGCAACACAGCCCTGCACAGTGCCTGCGGCCGGGGCCAGGCGGACATGGTGCGCCTGCTGCTGAAGAATGGAGCCGACAGCAGCCTCAAGAACTACCACAACGACACGCCGTTGATGGTGGCCAAGAACAAGAAG atagCAGATATTCTGCGAGGGAGGGGGACAAGGCCGATAAGACTTCAAGAGCAGCACATCACCAGGTCGCCACATAAGAGCAACTTCTTCCAAAATG tatCCTACCCATCACGAAGCCGAGGTTGTTCACCGTCGACGATACAGCACGCCGTCCCGCACTCCCCAGAGACTCCATCCACGCTTCCATTTCCATTTTACTAG